The window ATGGATTGTAAAGTGAGTGTCCCCTTGTCTCGTCCCTTGGCATGTCATCTGCCGCCTGATGTGGTCGATAGGGCAGAGAAGCCTAATGGCATTGTGGCCACGGCGGTGATTAGTCGAGCAAAATGAGCCCATGTGGGCCCTGCTGGCCCGTATCGGAGTGCACTAGATCAAAAAGATAGCTTCCAGCAAACTACACTGCATGGCAACTCACATCGATCTGTGGCCAGAGCTATAtgtgtctgcctctctctctctctctctctctctctctctctctctctctctctctctctctctctctctctctctctctttctcgctctcatTCTCTCAGCAGCtgatgaacaaaaaacagaacaaactcAGTGTTATGATTGATAGCTGCAGTAACTGGATGTGCTATTCAACCCAGTAATCTCTGCTCCTGCCTCTATCCTCTTATCTCTGATGccgtctctctttttctgtcattctCTCCGTGCAGTTGTGAATGTGCACGTGTCCTCAGACAGTGTGACTGAGCAGAGAGGCGGGGCGTCACTGGATTTCGGGGCAGACCTTTGCGTCACACACcgatgatggagaggaggaggatggacgCAGCGCTGCTGGTGCTGTTCCTGGGACATCTCACCGCCGCGTTGGAGGTCCCACTAGACCGTAAGGACCCAGATCACACACCACACAACACGTTCACATCAAGGAGAGCATAGATGGACTTAACTGAGGGGTCTCGGGCTGAATAAATAGTTAGTATTCTAATGAGTCGATCAACCGACGAAGTTTGACGGCTCGTCATCGATCAAAAAATGTCATTTGCTAATTAAGGACGTGAGGATTTGCACTTTTCTTTGTCAAATATGCCAGAAGAACTGTTTggggacaaaacaagcaatttgaaacAAAGATCTATCTTCTATCATCTTTATAAGTACTATAACCTTTCTGTAATGGGAACATTTCACCATCAtctgacattttatataaaGAACATTTggaggaatagttcaacatctATTTCATGTCTGTAAATCACTGCAGCCAGCCAAGACTTTGTCCAACACATATCCCTGTGTAAAACCACaacttttcacttttactttgtgGTTTTTACttggattaaacaaacaagaaatgaaatctttagaggtgctggtatgcagattaatattatattttacTGTTGAGCGGAGCCAGACTGGCTGCTTCCGTGTTTCCAGTCATTATATTAAACAAAGCTAAGCAAAGCTCAGCTAAAATAATCCAACCAAAATGCAGTTGCTGTTTTCATCAAAATGAGAATTTGGTTGTTAAAAGTTTGGTTTTAACCTCTGTATTTCTTAATTCTGAATACCTGAATGATATGctgaatattttttaatttatttatcaatcTTTTGTCTATAGAatatcagaaaatagtgaaaaacgGCCATTATCATTTCCCCGATACTAAGGTTAAGGTTAAGAATTAGCAgctgtttgatatttttgcaaACTGAAACTGTGATTTCACTATCAAAATAGATTAGTAATCGATTAACTGAATCGTCTCAGCTCTTATCACACACAATTAACAATCTGTATTCATCTCTACACCTACAGATTGCTAGGGTTAGTTTGCTGTTTTCTGAAGAAGAAAATCTATTTATAGAGAAAACTTCAGCACACGCTGTAAACAGAACACTCCTTAGACTAGTGTTCCTCATTTTGACTGatggggaaaagaaaagagtttGCCAGCCTGACCTCCAACGCCGCAGCCTGACGTCTCTGTAGATCCTCTACATATTGTTTGTCGGGAGCTGTTGATCGCTGCAGGCTGGCGTTTCTCAACAGGGAGCTTTATTTAAACCACTGTTGAAGCAGATATAATGCAGGAAGAAGTGTTGCACCACTAATGTCTGGTTCTCTTTACTGTCACAATTTTCCCCTTCTTGTTTGCTGATTCTTGGGAAAAACACTAAAGTTCTGGAAGGATGTAAGTCTGCGGAGGTTGTGCtagcagtttgttgttgttcattaaaggttattttttatattgtgttagatttttgtgttaaaaagtGCTGAGTGTGATTTGGAGTGGACTTTATATTGCATGCATTGATCtcttagtgtttttgtttgctgtttttgttcccGTGTGTTGCTGCAGTGGTAGAGTATTATTTCCATAGAGCGATACTGCAAACAGCATGAGTTCTTATATCATTTGTTTTCTCACTGTCCATTAGTTACCTCCCCTGCGCTGGCAGGAATACATTAAGCATCGGATCATTACAGCAAAGTGAAATGTACCTGAGCGTCcgcatgcttttttttttttcttttttttttttttcattgctgtTGCACATGTTACGAGAGCTTTTTGTGTCTGTCAGCAATCAGCCATCTGATTTGATTAAGTGTGTTGAGTCTGCATGCAATTGGTAATGGCTGCTTGTGTGGTCAATACaacgacagaaaaaaaaggcttagtTATGCAGTAAAGGTCATGATTGAATATCGCCCTCTCTCTGATCGCTTTTAGTGCCGCAGCCGCCGACCATAACTCACCAATCCCCCAAGGATTACATCATTGACCCGCGAGAGAATATTATAATCCACTGCGAGGCGAAGGGGAAGCCTCACCCCAGGTAGGAATCTGTCAAGTGTGATTTTGCATTCATGGTGCTGTTACTAAGAAACATACTCCAGGTCTAGATTGAGCCACCACCTGTCACATTTCAGAGAAAAGCTTCAGTTTATTGCAACTCTCCAGAAAATCAAGTTTAAAAGCTTTTGTTATTCAGACTTTATAAGTAAAGTTGGTATTTTACTCCTGCACATGCTGCTCTCACCAGATGCCAAGCTAATGCTTTGGAATCTTTTTCCCTTCATGCCATCTTCTTCATTTGCACCAacactgcatgcacacacataaccTTATGCGTGCAAGGACCCTCATTGACAGAGTACATTTCCTAGCCCTTAacctttactttactttacacCAATATAACCTGAAGCCTAAAGCCAAGTCTTATGTAACCCTCAAATATCCTTTTGACGAAGTGCAGACTGGCAAATTGCAAAGATTATACGCGACCAAATCCTTTGAAATCCTCTGTGAAAGCACCTGAAAACGTGAGTACATAAGCAACAATCAAAgcaaaggcaaagaaaaagaacatcCTTGGGTATTATTATGTACATTAAGATATCCAATCcctttttaatgatataattattattataaaaagtAATCTGCATCATTAGGACTAGGTGTgatctttttgcttttttgttgatCATAAAGATGTTTTTACTGACGTGAAATAGCCATTTTCCGTAGTCGTCAATATTTACCCAATGATCCCCCGGACAAAAACCTGGTAAGGTATAGATTTGGTCacaactgaaaaatgaaaataaaatacaatcaaGTACAGCTGTGGGGTCTCAAGCATGTTGGTGAAGTATATAATACAATGTTAGGTAGACAAAATGATCAGTCGTAATGATGTTAGATGGTGGTTCATACTATTTTCTATTAAGCTCATTTTCAGACCTTGTGTGTCTCCCAAAACCCAGATCCTAGATTCAGTCAAGATTTCCAACCTGCAGTGTCAGAAATTATGCTAATTACACATTTCCAAAATTCTTCCAGATAAGAACAATTCCAAAGCAGACAAAGTAAATCTCCATCACATGTTCTACATCTCTGCCAATTAGAAGAGGCACTGTGCTGTGTTTTATGCAGTCTGTGTGGAGTCTAATAAGGGATATAGAGTGGAATGGGGAATCATTATGATTATGTAATATTTCAATATGTGATGCCAACTTTCTGCAACTGAACCTGGTTCACTTTGAACTAAAGATACGGAAATGTCTACTCATTGGAAGAAGCTGATTGAGAGAATATGTTTTCATGGCCTTTAAATCTATTCAGTTCTTCCAGTCATTATGTTCGCATGATTATCAGAGGACACGAGCTGTTCTGTTACAACACcggtctgtttttttgttcctcagtTTCTCCTGGACTAGAAACGGGACCCACTTTGACATCGATGAGGACCCCAACGTCACCATGAAGCCCCACTCCGGGACCCTGGTGGTGGACATCAGCAGGGCGAAGGCTGAACATTACGAGTGTGTGTACCAGTGCACGGCGAGGAACAAACATGGAACTGCCGTTTCCAGCAACATAGTCGTTCGACAGTCCAGTAAGTGCAGTGCAGATTTTCATTTctaacatttcattttcttccattttcttaATGTCATCTTTCtgacatcattcttttttttccctctttgaaCAATTAGTAGCATTTTCCGTCTTAAGAGCTCTCCTGGAAGGTAAAGGTTGCATGGAGGAGGCAGCATGTTTTACTTTGCAGTAGATAGAGCGTACAGTCCTTTGTATTTCTCCTTCTGCGTATTGTTATTCAGCCAGCCATCATCCCACTCATCTCGCCTCGTCACCTCTCGTCACCCCCATATTTCATGTCTTGTTATGCGACTCCTTATCCACTGAGGTGTGTTTTGCCTCTTCAGGGTCCCCCTTGTGGTCAAAGGAGAAAATCAAACCAATCGTCGTTCAGGAGGGTGTGTCCTTGGTGCTGCCGTGTCGACCCCCCGTCGGCCTGCCTCCTCCTATCATATTCTGGATGGACAATTGTAAGTTTTTATCTGCGTGCATGAACACATTATGACACACTGTTGTTTACAATATGTGTCCTGTGTCAAAATGATGTGTCTGCTCCTTGTCAGTGTTCCTTACAGTAAACCCCCTGagcttcacttttgtttttaaacattaatataaCCCAACTTCAACCATCAGCTGCCCTGCTTGTGGCGGGGAACTAGGGGCTTATAGGAAATGTTTTCTTACTGTTGCGAAATAGAAACACAAATACTTTGAGGCTTCTAACAGTTTCAGCCCGTTggttttaaagggtcagttcacccaaatgaCACGAAAGCAGTGCTAATTCTCTGCGACTTAAAGCCTCAGACTGAAAGTTCAttttcacctgaaaaacatcaaaacaatttCACCACAAGTTCTGTGTCGTAGCTGCTGTGGAGCTTTCAATCCATCATGACTGGGCAACTCTGTCTGCTGAGGAAGATCATGTGATCCAgctgaaagctccagaacagtTGAGATCAAGAATAAACTAAGTAACCTCACTCTTTGTTTAGGTTTTGAGATACAACTCTCTGATCCTCAGATCATATTTTTAGTACACAGTTATCATGGGCAAACAAATTCAGAATAATAATGTTAGTGAGATATTGTATATTATAAAatctgagaaaataaacaaattgcTGTCAGTCTATTATATATCTTTAACTTTGTCtactgtgtgtttcatttccttTTGGCAAATGGATCACACTCAAAATGGGAGTGAAGGGAGTAGAAAGACTTTGAAGGCATAACTTTGGCTGATTGAGTCTGATTTCTGTAGAAAATCATTTAATAAGAACAATTAAAATGAATGCGTGGTGAAAAGGCAACAAGATGAACTGATAAACCAATGATCCACAAGGTTTAACATCCGggtttatttaaaatgatattaTCATATGTGTATTAATAACTATGAatatcattatttcattttttgtataTATAATTTAATCATAACATGACATCCCTATAAGAGGTAATTGGACTTTCATTGTTGGTTCTCTGCAAACATTGACAGCAGCATCTGTTTCAAGAAACAGTGTCCCATCGATTTTGGATTATCCATCCAACACTATTTCTGTAATAATAATCTGTCATCTAAATGTTTGTAATCAGCATCAATTTACTCTTCAAATAAAGCAGCTCATAATGTAGCAGCATTAATGACAGGAGCCTTTATTTTAATCTCTGTATGCCTCAAATATTTACTTTGCTGTTCGTTTCAGACTTCCAGAAGCTGCCTCAGAGCAGCAGGGTGTCCCAGTCCCTCAACGGAGACCTTTACTTCGCTAACGTCCTCCGAGAGGATTCAAGGAACGACTACATCTGCTACGCCCGCTTCCCTTACACACAAACCATCCAGCAGAAACAACCAATCACTGTCAAGGTCCTAAACAGTAAGTTTgactgtgggtgtgtgtgagaagcTAAAGGAAACACACTGAAGGTGTAATGAGCGAGCAAGCAAGCATAACTGAGATGACTGGAGTGTGAGGCAGCTCATTTACAATCGTGTGTGTGCTGGCATGACTGCGTAGGAGGAAAACAGCATTTCCTATCTGTGATTTCATCCTCAGAGACGCCAGCGGTCGTCATCCCACTGAAAAGACATATTGTCAGAGCATTCATGGCTCCCCGCTTACTATCTGCCAGGCAGGCGTTCATTATATTACTTCTGTGAGATGCACTGTATACGCACACTCCACCTACAACAAAGACTGCTCTCATTCAGTCGAGCATTTCGCAGCTGACATGCAGACAGCCTGTTCCCGAAAGGAAAGATTATAATCATTTGAGTTTTTAAgtcatttaaagtcatttttttaaaatttctgaACGCTCTCATTGTTAAGTTGTCAAcacatgtgtttttgtctgtttttgtttttttttcctccatgtctGATGATTTCAATTTGCGGcgtgtttgatttttttctgttgtgtttacagTGGATGCAATCAATGACACAATGGCAGCTTTTTACAATGACACTGATTTGTTTAGTGGTGAGTTGTGGCACCCTCTAGTGTTTACCCCCCTCTGACCTGGAGCTCCAAACTCTTAGCACCTTACCTACTAACACTAACCCTTCGACCCCGTCAACCCGAGGCTCTTTACAGTCTCACTGATTTATTTAGGGGTGACATCTGGCACCCTCTAGTGTTTACCCCCCGACATAGAGCATCAAACAAGAGCTGTCACCCACTAACATTAACCTCCTGAATCCAAGAATCCAATTTAattctctgtccctctgtcacTCCTGCTCTATCCAATCAAACTCCTTCTGATAACCACTCACTTCCTATAATGATCTGCATGACAATTCCAGAATCAACTGAACTGATTGAGTCTCTTAACATTTATACAGTCTTGGGCTTTtgaaacaatgggcctcattcatgagcTGTTacgaacagatttgttcttaagtcccacttacgaaggaacctcttaagaacaacttaagaaagaatctaagaagattcttaagaagatattggtgaatgaggcccaatgttttgatttgaatttaaaaaaatgtaaacagattTACTAAAAATTAATTTGACTAAACCAAACCTTtgaaacataaatatatttaatttctcctTTCTGTTTGCCTTTCCTTCTGCCAAATATCCAGCTGCAGTCTTCATTTTCATAATCACTCGTCCCCCGCTGCCCTGCCTAATTTTATAGCGCACCTACTTAATCATTTTCTTCTTACTTCATTTCTCATTGTACAGAAGATCTTTAAATTAGTCTCTTTTGTCTGAACAACACCACACATTGGCTAATGCGACACATTCAAGCACATGCCAGGGTGTTAAgttatcatcatcaccatcatcattaaCATGTAGTCTCATTGTTTTATTATCAGTTTGGTTCTGTAGCAGAATGCAAGTCTCTTACTCTCCATTCTACTTTAGGTTCACTTTAGTCTTTATTATAAAGCCAGAGGGCGATTATTTGACAATAAACACCCGTAGAAAGCAgtgcaataaaacacaacatggctATAAAATTTACAACCAGCCATAAAATATGAGAGATAAAGTGGCTGAGTGCCTGAGGAGAGATTTCATCATACCAAAGCAAAGAAAGGATCATGAATGTAAAGGGCCTTTATCTTCACTCTGCTGTGGACTCAGTTGGTAACAGTTTTCTTCGTGTGGCTGCAGAAGAGCCAGCAGATGAGAGGAAGCCAACCTTCCTCGTCCCATCTGGCAACTCCAGTTCCAAGACAGTGTTGAGAGGACAGGTGCTGGAGATGGAGTGTATCGCCGAAGGACTGTAAGTGAAAGAATCTGCCATTACTGCAGTTCTTAAAGCCTTGAGTGCCCACCTGCTCGAGTGCCATAATCACTCCTTgtctcttccctccctccttctcatTGAATCCAGGCCCACCCCCGAAATCTCCTGGACCAAAGTGAGCAGTGTCCTACCGGCCAAGCGCACATCTTTCCTCCACTACCAGAGGACCCTTCGCATTGTGAACGTGTCAGAGTCAGACGCCGGAGATTACCGCTGCACCGGCCGGAACCCACTCGGCTCGGTGCACCACACCATCCACGTCACGGTCAAAGGTGTGTCTGTGATGAGCTGCACAGAATCCCATCAGGCCGTTCGCTCACCATGTGGCAACAGAGTCACTCCTTCTGCCTGTCTCTTCATTCTCCCTCCATCTCATAATTGATTTATGCACAGATGCCAACAGGGCAGCGTGTTCAGTGATTAATTCTCCAGCCTTCTGCTGTGCTCTCTTCTATTTTCAGCTGCTCCATATTGGATCAGTGGCACTCCAAGGAACCTTGTTCTAGCACCGGGAGAGAATGGAGTGCTGACCTGCAGGGCCAGTGGCACGCCCAAGCCCTCCATCACCTGGGCCATGAATGGCATCCCCATTGAGAGTGAGTGCAGCCTGCTCCTATGACTCACACTCTCCTAGAGAACACATTTTCATTCTGGAGATCACTGGGCATTGTTTGTTgacatgattttgttttcatatcaCAGATTGTAAATACCTTTGTGCTTTATACCATTTCTACCCTATATTTAATATGATGATACCTGAGTTTGACAATCCTTGAAGACCCATAGAATAAACAAAACTTCTCAGACATACTGACATACTGACATAACATGAAGACAGAGGTGTCATTTAAGTCatcatgtgtttattaaaacaGCAGCTTGAGTTGACTCAAGTCTTCATCTTTGCAAGGAAGTAACTACAACAAGCCAAGACCCCCGTAAAATCGTCATGTTGATATGACATGTACTTTTTGGACAAGTTCAGAAAGCAAAATACAATGGAATACAGAGATGCCGGAAGGcagatgtttatgttttgtcaAGGCCAGGCTAGTTTTCCCTCCCTGATTtcactctttatgctaagctaagttaaccAGCtactggctgtagcttcatatgtAGCATACAAACATGAGAGAGAAATCATATCGCTCTCCCTTAACAAGGCAATTAACTATTAGCAGCCATGAGAGAACTCAGCGGTTAGTACAAGTACAGGTTTCAATAATTGATGCTGCGGAGTAATTTTGGTTGGTGCTCAAAAAGTATTAAGGCTTGATACCCAGCCTTCCATGTGGGATGCATAAATGAAAGCCAAAGTTATCTGTTTGGCCAGTGCCCAGAAAGCTCCTTTCAGCATGTTTAAAGCCTTTTGACAAGATTCATCCAGAAGCCAGAGTTAAAACTGTAACCCTGTTGTCCATGAACAGATTCCCCTAAGGATCTCAGCAGAAAGGTAGAGGACGACACCATCATCTTCACCGATGTGCAGACTGGATCCAGCGCTGTCTACCAGTGTAATGTCTCCAACGACTACGGTTATCTCCTCTCCAACGCCTTCGTCAATGTGCTCTGTGAGTTAATTACAAGAGACCCATTTGCATTAGAATGCTGTTTTCCATGTGCATTGATTTCTGGAGAGTAATAACATGGCAATGATTACTGCTGCGTCGCTACAGCCGAGCCGCCCAGAGTGCTGACACCAGCCAACAAAGTGTACCAGGTCATCAAAAATCACCGGGCTCTGATAGACTGCGCTTCTTTTGGGTCACCCATCCCTAAAATTGAATGGTGAGTTAATGAACCTCCAGCAGAGGaaagtgttttatgtgtgtCTTTAAAAGCTCAAAGCGTATGCCTTTCTGTCTCAGGTTCAAAGACAGTCGTTCCAGCACCCTGGATGGAGACCCGTACATCCATCATGACAATGGGACTCTAGAGATTCAGGTAGCTCAAGCCGTCAACAGTGGGAAATACACCTGTGTGGCCAGGAACATCCTCGGTATCTATGAGAACCACATCTACctggaggtcaaaggtgagAAAGATCCTGTCATCATATAAAACAGGGAGTGCATAATACAAGCTTATACCTCACGTAATGCTGTTGATgctgaaatatttaaacatttctgtttacAGTGACTAAGTTAAGCAAACCCCACCTGCAAAGGGTAATCTAACAGGGATCGTTTGTGTGAATTCTTTTTACAATATCTgctgacacattttaaaacaaagccTTGGTCAGAGCATATGTAAAACCAATTGGTGCTCTTTTTAAAGGGCACATCATGTAAACAACTGTAACCAGAAATGGAATAATAAGTTACATCTTCTCACCTAATTGCATTTCTCCTACTTTTATCACAAAACaagctatttattgatttaatgtTGGTGTTCTACTATAATATGCATCAGTGTCATTAACATTTTAGCAATTATGTGATTGATTTATCCATCAAAGAAATGAAAGAGGTCTTGTTTACACTCATGACGCCtgattgttttacatttttttatttctgttaccCATTCAAACTTAATTGAACCTCTCGGTCCCTCTCTCATCAGAACCCACCCGGATCCTGAAGCAGCCGGAGTACAAAGTGGTCCAGAGGGGCAGGTCCGTGGTGTTTGAGTGTAAGGTGAAACACGACCCGTCACTCATCCCCACCATGACCTGGCTCAAAGACGACGGAGAGCTGCCTGATGATGAGAGGTCAGAGCTTCTGACGTCTTAGACCGTTAACACTGTGTTTGATGGATAGATATTGATATATGTGTTCTTTGTGTTCTTTACCCACCATAACTCCGAATATAAGCCTGTTTTGCTATAAAATGTGCAAACATGTCGCtttaaagtacaacacaaaccTATGTCAGGTCTTGCAAACTGCTATTCTTTGTATCAagagttttgtctttgttgttttgctttttccaAGTTTTCCCGTTGTGGTGCTGAGCCATCCGTTACATGCTTTGTTTCCAGATTAATCGTGGACTCGGACAGCCTCACCATCACGGATGTGACGGAGAACGATGCGGGCGTGTACACCTGCATCATGAACACCACGCTGGACCATGACTCCGCTAGCGCTGAGCTCACTGTTGTCGGTAAGTTCAGCTTTGCAGAAGCTCCATTTCACTGACTcataaaacaaactcacaaaTTATTAAAGGTCGTCCGGGAAATGTGAATCCGCCCAGTAACATATAAAGCAGATTGCTTCTCAGCCCTTCAAGGTTAATTGCCGGAGAGTTTACTCAGAAGCGGATTTAGTCAGCTATCGTGTCAGCAGCATGAATATTTGATTGTTACCTCCTAAGCGAGCCAGATAAtcgtctttgttttcttctggcTGACTGACCACTAAACTCACATTTTCACTCCCACCCTCCTACCTGGCAGAGGTCACACCGACACCAGCTGTTGTCTCCGGTAAACCTGCAGCACACATGAGCACCCAGATGTGCTCTGCTGACACGgccttgtgttgtttgttggaTGTTTTCTGTTTAGTGAAGCATGTTGTGTCCTGAAGATTTGTTTTTGACCATCATAGAGCATTTTcgattctttattttttcatttattggtgtttttttcccttaGATTTTCCTCTAAATAAATtggatgtttttgtgtgtttgccaaAACCCTTGAAGTTCGTATGCTTTAAATCACTGATGCAAACCTTAAACAGTTTCCACGCACACTTGAATGCAGAGATCATTTGTAAACAAACACGTCCTCGCTGCACCACTTGGGATCTTTTCAAATGCTCAATTTCCTCATCACTCAATTATTCCAAGCATGTGTTCCTCTTTATCATTACAATATCTAAACATGAGCTTCAATTTAGCCTCTCTGGTGAGCCTGAGAATCTGTTTCATGCAGAGCGATTATGTGTGATGCTCAGTTGAGCGTCACTAGATTCATATGCATGATGCGGTCTGCATGTGCATCACAGAGCAAATAACATCCTCAAATTGAAAGTGTGAAGGAATAGAGGATTAATTTAAAGgtgtgcttgttttttgtttttttttgcttttattgtgattCTGGTGTCATGAAACAGAATGATGTAACCGCATATCCACTCTTTTGCTTCATCTTCTTGTGGCATGAACCTTTCAtattctgtaactgtaactgtgtgCTGATGCTCCTGCCTCTGCTGTTTCTCCACCAGAGCGACCTGATCCCCCGACTGACCTCGAGCTGACGGATCAGAAAAAGAGAAGTGTTCAGCTCACTTGGACTCCTGGGGATGAAAATAACAGCCCTATTCAGAGTAGGTCTTAAgagcatgtgcgtgtgtgtgcgtgcgttgaGTGTACCTTGATGTTGGCTTGAATTGACAacaaatctctctctcctggctcTCCAAACATGATGAAGGTACAAAACTAAATCTCTGGAGTGTCCTTTTGATTAATTATGTCGTTGGCATTTAGTAGACTCCCCTAAGCAGCGTGTGGGGACGTGTGAACAAAATCAGAATGATCCACAATTATTGAGTCTCCATAATTACAATCATCCAATCATATAGTTTTGCAAGagttggtgaaaaaaaagagaaaaactctCCAAAGCTATCGTCTAAGAGGTGCAGTCTTTGCTGCAGTGGCCCTTTGCAGCATTCAGTCAGTTGGTTTAGTCACAGAACATTTTGAATACAACAATGCTAAAAGAACATATATAAATGCATCACTTGAGGTTTTTCTTCCCATTTCAGGAGTTGAAGAAAAAGATTTAGGACTTTTTTGTGCAACCAAAAGAAGTACATCTCTCAGATTCTGAGCACATAGTTGTTCAAATCCCTGAGCAATTTTCCTTTGCAAAGATAATCCATACACCTGACAGGCGTGGCATATCAAGATACGGATTAAACAAAATGATATTATCAATCATAACACATGTGTGTCACagtgaaagagaggaaaaatatatGTATCAGGGGCTGAACTGTGGACTTCAGATATGCATTCTTTGATCACAGATACCCTCAGGGACAGGGAGGGGGACCAGTAAGTATTTGGTGTGACCATCATTTCTTCGTGCAGTGCAGCACATCTCCTTTGCATCAAGatgatcaggttgttgattgtggtcTGGATATTGGCAATAAGTCGATCCAGAGCGTGCAAAACATGCTCAATGGGAGACATTtgtgtgatggtgatggtgatggtgatggatAAATGGCACAACAATTGGCCTCAGGGTCTCGTCACGTATCTCTGTGCAGTCAAACTGCAATCAATAAAATACCCCCCATGTTTGCTGGTTGAACAACAGCTCTGGTAGACTGTAGACTTTTTTtcatggcagacattttgaccttTCCAGTCAAAGCACAGGTGTAGCTTATGACATTAACGACGGCTACATCCTATTTAGGTTTATTTCTTACCGGGGAACACTTAAGAGAATGAAGCCATCTTTAATGTTATAGGTCACACCCGTGAAAAGGGTCTGCTGCACACAGAACTTGCAACATCAGTGGCATTATGTTGTTTGGATAAAAATGCTCATTTTAGAGTAACCTTTTATTGTGAAGAGTCCAAAACACAACCGTGCACTAATCTTGCTGCTCAAGCAGCAACCGACAGATTGATGGAATATTTTGATGCATGCCAATATGaattttaacacatttctgctcaaaatctgtaggaaaaaaaatgttgtgtaggaaaagtatttaatgttttacttctactaaataataaaatacagacGTGTGAAAACAAGGCACTTTGATAAGAAGTAGGGGCTCAGACACTTAGCAGAA is drawn from Sparus aurata chromosome 8, fSpaAur1.1, whole genome shotgun sequence and contains these coding sequences:
- the LOC115586262 gene encoding neuronal cell adhesion molecule-like isoform X4 — translated: MMERRRMDAALLVLFLGHLTAALEVPLDLLEGLPQPPTITHQSPKDYIIDPRENIIIHCEAKGKPHPSFSWTRNGTHFDIDEDPNVTMKPHSGTLVVDISRAKAEHYECVYQCTARNKHGTAVSSNIVVRQSRSPLWSKEKIKPIVVQEGVSLVLPCRPPVGLPPPIIFWMDNYFQKLPQSSRVSQSLNGDLYFANVLREDSRNDYICYARFPYTQTIQQKQPITVKVLNMDAINDTMAAFYNDTDLFSEEPADERKPTFLVPSGNSSSKTVLRGQVLEMECIAEGLPTPEISWTKVSSVLPAKRTSFLHYQRTLRIVNVSESDAGDYRCTGRNPLGSVHHTIHVTVKAAPYWISGTPRNLVLAPGENGVLTCRASGTPKPSITWAMNGIPIENSPKDLSRKVEDDTIIFTDVQTGSSAVYQCNVSNDYGYLLSNAFVNVLSEPPRVLTPANKVYQVIKNHRALIDCASFGSPIPKIEWFKDSRSSTLDGDPYIHHDNGTLEIQVAQAVNSGKYTCVARNILGIYENHIYLEVKEPTRILKQPEYKVVQRGRSVVFECKVKHDPSLIPTMTWLKDDGELPDDERLIVDSDSLTITDVTENDAGVYTCIMNTTLDHDSASAELTVVEVTPTPAVVSERPDPPTDLELTDQKKRSVQLTWTPGDENNSPIQKFLIQYEDKLHHRGDWHNLTEVLGTKTTAHLKLSPYVHYSFRVLALNAVGFSRPSLPSRVFKTEAAAPDENPTGIQGYGTEHDNLVISWKRLTSLQSNGPGLHYKVMWRQKTVDSEWTTVTVANTSKFVVSGTPTFVPYELKVQAVNDHGAGPEPAIAHGYSGEDLPVAAPENVQAVVRNSTVADVHWDPVPSKLIRGHLKGYKVYYWKERHLHKHNPHHSDQQVLTFSGNHTHGMLPGLHPFSLYSFNVRVYNGKGEGPASLPQQFETPEGVPGPPTSLIVTNPNLDSLTLEWNPPHVRNGRITGYTLKYQPVNNSNELGPVEELALPPNETSFTLPNLKYSTRYKFYLNAKTVVGAGPAISQEAITIMDEGNTQTSHPIAQSPSLRPPRKALPVSPFVNVNSSVGESGALISWEYWGPENNIYVEYKNQNSEAEEEWQKKLVNGSQTYMLKELKGGISYRVRLVAKGHHDQPLHLSKELVVTVPAVASRQVDIATQGWFIGLMCAIALLILILLIICFIQRNKGGKYPVKEKEDAHTDPEFQPMKDDDCTFGEYSDNEDHKPLKGSRTPSNGTVKRDDSDDSLVDYGEGGDGQFNEDGSFIGQYSGKSASRDTAEGHESSEAPSPINAMNSLNSFV